One stretch of Roseimicrobium sp. ORNL1 DNA includes these proteins:
- a CDS encoding TM2 domain-containing protein, giving the protein MKGTLQDFSVAENRGWIAADDGNRYSFQGPEWKGTGLPMSGNRVDFELLGDAAIAVTPELAASVPAAPSPSQAQAQPQQSAGGYAPPVAGTSKPDKTTVGICAILLGSIGIHKFLLGFQTEGIIMLAVTLGAGMFTCGASSIVMGVIGLIEGIIYLTMSDQDFDRTYIEGKKKWF; this is encoded by the coding sequence ATGAAAGGCACCCTGCAGGACTTTTCCGTGGCAGAGAATCGTGGCTGGATCGCGGCGGATGATGGCAACCGCTACTCCTTCCAAGGGCCGGAGTGGAAGGGCACTGGACTTCCCATGTCGGGCAATCGCGTGGATTTTGAGCTGCTTGGTGATGCGGCTATTGCGGTGACGCCTGAGCTGGCCGCTTCTGTTCCTGCCGCGCCATCTCCCTCACAAGCACAGGCGCAGCCACAGCAATCTGCGGGCGGCTATGCGCCTCCGGTCGCCGGCACGAGCAAGCCGGACAAGACTACCGTGGGCATCTGTGCCATCCTGCTCGGTTCCATTGGCATTCACAAGTTCCTGCTGGGCTTCCAGACGGAGGGCATCATCATGCTTGCAGTCACCTTGGGTGCCGGGATGTTCACCTGCGGTGCCTCCAGCATTGTGATGGGCGTCATCGGACTCATTGAAGGCATCATCTACCTCACGATGTCTGATCAGGACTTCGACCGCACCTACATCGAGGGGAAGAAGAAGTGGTTTTAG
- a CDS encoding glycosyltransferase family 2 protein, translating into MSERVAIVIPCYNHARYVGEALESVLAQTRKPDRILVIDDGSKDNSVEVLRSFQKHGVEVGARENRGAHNTINELITKAATDCDFIGILNSDDRYLPDRIAQCLQSAREHPGKSVFSTKLRVIDGDGAIMPEDAPRSRWFHGAWTLGAQDGVDISEWLGQANFIATTTNVFARAPYLVANPMRDYRFIHDYFFLSTAALEHQIEIVPEVLLEYRVHGSNTIATKPEPLIKEMIRLQLDFYKHHAAKLQSNPRFRERFYHYVRGSWDSISSLHAGLVQVALAQVVAKADDADLGAIVAALAGPEMEVFPNKELTTVFGNLGAASGGSSSGAGALAQRVTELKQSVTREKADREALTALARLRQTLLSSKWIQLGLTLGMAGALKTSKGKTPQEKLNALRKACRESGWVGFGVTIGSKKCADLRKTKEEE; encoded by the coding sequence ATGTCTGAACGCGTCGCCATCGTCATCCCCTGCTACAACCACGCCCGTTACGTGGGTGAGGCGCTGGAGTCTGTGCTGGCACAGACACGCAAGCCGGATCGTATTCTCGTGATCGATGATGGTTCCAAGGACAACTCGGTTGAAGTGCTACGTTCTTTTCAGAAACATGGGGTGGAAGTTGGCGCCCGTGAAAATCGTGGGGCGCACAACACCATCAACGAACTGATCACGAAGGCGGCGACGGATTGCGATTTCATCGGCATCCTCAATTCCGACGATCGTTATCTGCCCGATCGTATCGCACAATGCCTGCAGAGTGCGCGCGAGCATCCGGGCAAGTCAGTGTTCTCCACGAAGCTGCGTGTGATCGATGGTGATGGCGCAATCATGCCGGAGGATGCGCCACGCTCACGTTGGTTCCACGGGGCCTGGACGCTCGGCGCGCAGGATGGCGTGGATATTTCCGAATGGCTTGGCCAGGCGAACTTCATCGCGACAACGACGAATGTCTTCGCGCGCGCGCCTTATCTCGTGGCGAATCCCATGCGGGATTATCGTTTCATCCACGACTATTTCTTCCTCTCCACCGCGGCGCTGGAGCATCAGATCGAGATCGTGCCGGAAGTGCTGTTGGAATACCGCGTGCATGGCAGCAATACCATCGCGACGAAGCCCGAGCCGCTCATCAAGGAGATGATCCGGCTGCAGCTGGATTTCTACAAGCACCACGCGGCGAAGCTACAGAGCAATCCGCGTTTCCGTGAGCGCTTCTACCACTACGTGCGCGGCTCATGGGACAGCATCAGCAGCCTGCACGCAGGACTGGTGCAGGTGGCTTTGGCGCAAGTGGTGGCGAAAGCAGATGACGCCGATCTGGGAGCCATCGTGGCTGCCCTCGCGGGGCCGGAGATGGAAGTGTTCCCCAACAAGGAGCTCACCACCGTTTTTGGAAATCTTGGCGCTGCTTCCGGCGGTAGCAGCAGCGGCGCCGGCGCACTGGCCCAGCGCGTGACGGAGCTCAAGCAATCGGTCACCCGCGAAAAAGCAGATCGCGAAGCTCTTACCGCTTTGGCGAGGCTCAGGCAGACGTTGCTCTCCAGCAAATGGATCCAACTGGGTCTGACCCTGGGCATGGCGGGAGCGCTCAAGACCAGCAAGGGCAAGACACCTCAGGAGAAGCTGAATGCGCTGCGCAAAGCGTGCCGTGAGAGTGGGTGGGTCGGCTTTGGCGTTACGATTGGATCCAAGAAGTGTGCGGACCTCCGGAAGACCAAGGAAGAGGAATAG